A genomic region of Kribbella sp. NBC_00382 contains the following coding sequences:
- a CDS encoding ABC transporter substrate-binding protein: MTARSALVVVAALAVVGLAACAPEEDSAGTAPQPSSADACSKDKLALKTAGTFSAGTDKPAYEPWFSGNDPANGKGYESAVTYAVAKKLGFEPAEVKWQTVQFNAAFAPGPKKFDLDVNQVSISADRAKAVDFSTGYYDVRQTVITTVGSKIAAVTSVAGLADAKLGAQVGTTSYTSLRDVIKPKQQPAVFDSNDLAVQALKNKQIDGIVVDLPTGFYMTAAQLDDGKIVGQLPATDKPEQFGFVFEKGSKLTPCVSQAVDALRADGTLAALQKQWLTSEGAPELS; this comes from the coding sequence ATGACTGCTCGTTCAGCTCTGGTCGTCGTGGCCGCCCTCGCTGTTGTCGGGCTCGCCGCCTGTGCTCCTGAAGAAGACTCTGCCGGTACTGCGCCGCAGCCGTCCTCGGCCGATGCCTGCAGCAAGGACAAGCTGGCGTTGAAGACGGCCGGCACCTTCTCGGCCGGCACCGACAAACCGGCGTACGAGCCGTGGTTCTCGGGGAACGACCCGGCCAACGGCAAGGGGTACGAGTCGGCGGTCACCTACGCGGTGGCGAAGAAGCTCGGGTTCGAGCCGGCCGAGGTGAAGTGGCAGACGGTCCAGTTCAACGCTGCCTTCGCGCCGGGACCGAAGAAGTTCGACCTGGACGTCAACCAGGTGTCGATCTCCGCCGACCGGGCCAAGGCCGTCGACTTCTCGACCGGGTACTACGACGTCCGGCAGACCGTGATCACCACGGTGGGGAGCAAGATCGCCGCTGTCACCTCGGTCGCCGGACTCGCCGACGCCAAGCTCGGCGCGCAGGTCGGGACGACGAGCTACACCTCGCTGCGGGACGTGATCAAACCGAAGCAGCAGCCGGCCGTGTTCGACTCCAACGACCTGGCCGTGCAGGCGCTGAAGAACAAGCAGATCGACGGCATCGTGGTCGACCTGCCGACCGGTTTCTACATGACCGCGGCGCAGCTCGACGACGGCAAGATCGTCGGCCAGCTCCCGGCGACGGACAAGCCCGAACAGTTCGGCTTCGTCTTCGAGAAGGGCTCGAAGCTCACGCCCTGTGTCTCGCAGGCGGTCGACGCTCTCCGCGCCGACGGAACGCTGGCCGCCCTGCAGAAGCAATGGCTGACCTCGGAAGGCGCACCGGAACTCTCGTGA
- a CDS encoding helix-turn-helix domain-containing protein, whose protein sequence is MNLRDPATPDSFTPTVRRLLAGEFDEGPSYATYRRRGTTDWLLIHTLDGQGSVGSGIHANPGVTTLIRPGTLQDYGTAGDRWHFLFAHFHPRPDWLPLLDWPAVAPGILQLTPSPAAAARITRALSDAVRHQDSVLTQGELLSINALEAALIWCDTQNPKAAQIDDRLLRAIEYIDRNLRADLSIVTLARESTLSVSRFAHLFRTQLAVTPQQFVERRRLDAAARLLELTSRPIAAIATDVGFTNPLYFSTRFRAHTSHSPTQYRRQLGSTLLP, encoded by the coding sequence GTGAACCTTCGAGATCCTGCTACGCCGGACTCCTTCACTCCAACCGTCCGCCGCCTGCTGGCCGGCGAGTTCGACGAAGGCCCGAGCTACGCCACGTACCGTCGGCGCGGCACGACGGACTGGCTCCTGATCCACACCCTTGACGGCCAAGGCAGCGTCGGCTCGGGCATCCACGCCAACCCCGGCGTCACCACGCTCATCCGTCCCGGCACCCTCCAGGACTACGGAACCGCAGGCGACCGCTGGCATTTCCTCTTCGCCCACTTCCACCCACGCCCCGACTGGCTGCCCTTACTCGACTGGCCGGCAGTTGCCCCCGGCATCCTCCAACTGACGCCCAGCCCAGCCGCCGCTGCCCGAATCACCCGCGCCCTGTCCGACGCAGTCCGTCACCAAGACAGCGTCCTCACCCAAGGCGAACTCCTGAGCATCAACGCCCTGGAGGCGGCCCTCATCTGGTGCGACACCCAGAACCCCAAAGCCGCCCAGATCGACGACCGCCTCCTCCGCGCCATCGAGTACATCGACCGCAACCTCCGAGCCGACCTCTCGATCGTCACCCTGGCCCGAGAGAGCACCCTCTCCGTCTCCCGCTTCGCCCACCTCTTCCGCACCCAGTTGGCGGTGACGCCCCAACAATTCGTAGAACGCCGCCGCCTGGATGCAGCCGCCCGCCTCCTAGAACTGACCTCCCGCCCCATCGCCGCCATCGCCACCGACGTCGGCTTCACCAACCCGCTCTACTTCTCCACCCGCTTCCGCGCCCACACCAGCCACAGCCCCACGCAGTACAGGCGGCAGTTGGGCTCTACGCTTCTGCCATGA
- a CDS encoding phytanoyl-CoA dioxygenase family protein yields the protein MTSTVAEVYARDGIVQVPGVLGPAEVEQIKAAYMTQVAVDHSLAIDDGVPAEDPLAQYPRFVHPHRRTEVEAGRLALELMLDNRILDVVETLIGPALGAQSMFYFKPPGARGQAMHQDNTFLRAHPETCLAAWIAIDDVDAENGGLAVVPGSHEVELVCPEQADLTESFTNAEVPIPEGLSKVQTRMKAGDVLFFHGSVVHGSRPNTSPERFRRSLIFHYIPEESTEIAGFYNPLVRPDRRTTVIPEAIGGGPCGDYANAEP from the coding sequence ATGACCAGCACAGTTGCAGAGGTGTACGCGCGGGACGGGATCGTGCAGGTGCCCGGCGTCCTCGGTCCCGCCGAGGTCGAGCAGATCAAGGCTGCGTACATGACGCAGGTCGCCGTGGATCACTCGCTGGCGATCGATGACGGCGTACCGGCGGAGGACCCGCTCGCGCAGTACCCGCGGTTCGTCCATCCGCATCGGCGGACCGAGGTGGAGGCCGGGCGGCTGGCATTGGAGTTGATGCTCGACAACCGGATCCTCGATGTCGTCGAGACCCTGATCGGGCCGGCATTGGGTGCTCAGTCGATGTTCTACTTCAAGCCGCCGGGCGCTCGGGGGCAGGCGATGCACCAGGACAACACGTTCCTGCGGGCGCATCCGGAGACCTGTCTGGCCGCGTGGATCGCGATCGATGATGTGGACGCGGAGAACGGCGGGCTGGCGGTGGTACCGGGCTCGCACGAGGTCGAGTTGGTCTGCCCGGAGCAGGCTGACCTGACTGAGTCGTTCACCAATGCCGAAGTACCGATTCCCGAGGGGCTGAGCAAGGTACAGACCCGGATGAAGGCCGGGGACGTGCTGTTCTTCCACGGCAGCGTCGTGCACGGCTCGCGGCCCAACACGAGCCCGGAACGCTTTCGGCGATCGCTGATCTTCCACTACATCCCAGAGGAGAGTACGGAGATCGCCGGCTTCTACAACCCGCTCGTACGCCCCGACCGCCGCACCACAGTCATCCCCGAAGCCATCGGCGGTGGGCCTTGCGGCGACTACGCCAACGCGGAGCCGTAA
- a CDS encoding 3-hydroxyacyl-CoA dehydrogenase family protein — MARELKTVGVVGLGTMGAGIAEVFARHGLSVVGVERDEQAVERGRGHIQHSTDRAVKRGKLSPEDQQALFDRVTFATEIEALADCDLVIEAVIERLELKREIFSALDKVVREDAILATNTSSLSVTEISVATQRPRRVVGMHFFNPAPVQEFVEVIKTVVTEPDVVDDVIALARKLEKVPVVAADRAGFIANALLFGYLNHAVSMVESHYATREDVDAAMRLGCGYPMGPLALLDLIGLDTAYEILDTMYKQGRNRLHAPAPILKQMVTAGLLGRKAGRGFYTYESPDSPVVVDDDLTPSASGGAPAVRSIRQVGVVGSGTMAVGIIEVCAKAGYDVLYVARGTEKVDRVRAALERSLEKGVQRGKLSSEERDSALTRITGTAKLDDLAQADLVIEAVVEELSVKQALFETFDEICKPGAVLATTTSSLPVIDLAMATKRPADVVGLHFFNPAPVMKLVEVVSTVSTSPEVADTVAAVAVAAGKHPVRCGDRAGFIVNGLLFPYLNDAVRMLEAHYAGVDDIDAAMKLGCRLPMGPFELLDVVGLDVSLAIQRTLYLEFREPGFAPAPLLEHLVTAGYLGRKTGRGFRDYSS, encoded by the coding sequence ATGGCGCGCGAACTGAAGACGGTCGGAGTGGTCGGGCTCGGCACGATGGGGGCCGGTATCGCGGAGGTGTTCGCCCGGCACGGGCTGAGCGTCGTCGGCGTGGAGCGTGACGAGCAGGCGGTCGAACGCGGCCGCGGGCACATCCAGCACTCGACCGACCGGGCCGTGAAGCGCGGCAAGCTGTCGCCCGAGGACCAGCAGGCGCTGTTCGACCGGGTCACCTTCGCCACCGAGATCGAGGCGCTGGCCGACTGCGACCTGGTGATCGAGGCCGTGATCGAGCGGCTGGAGCTCAAGCGCGAGATCTTCTCGGCGCTCGACAAGGTGGTCCGCGAGGACGCCATCCTGGCCACCAACACCTCCAGCCTCTCGGTCACCGAGATCTCGGTCGCCACCCAGCGCCCGCGCCGCGTCGTCGGCATGCACTTCTTCAACCCGGCGCCGGTGCAGGAGTTCGTCGAGGTGATCAAGACCGTCGTCACCGAGCCGGACGTGGTCGACGACGTCATCGCGCTGGCCCGCAAGCTGGAGAAGGTTCCCGTCGTCGCGGCCGACCGCGCGGGCTTCATCGCCAACGCGCTGCTGTTCGGCTACCTGAACCACGCCGTCTCGATGGTCGAGTCGCACTACGCCACTCGCGAGGACGTCGACGCCGCGATGCGGCTGGGCTGCGGCTACCCGATGGGTCCGCTGGCTCTGCTCGACCTGATCGGCCTCGATACGGCGTACGAGATCCTCGACACGATGTACAAGCAGGGCCGCAACCGGTTGCACGCGCCGGCCCCGATCCTCAAGCAGATGGTCACCGCCGGGCTGCTCGGCCGCAAGGCGGGCCGCGGCTTCTACACCTACGAGTCGCCCGACTCGCCGGTCGTCGTCGATGACGACCTGACTCCCTCGGCCTCGGGCGGAGCACCGGCGGTCCGCTCGATCCGGCAGGTCGGCGTCGTCGGCTCCGGCACGATGGCGGTCGGCATCATCGAGGTTTGCGCCAAGGCCGGGTACGACGTCCTGTACGTCGCCCGCGGCACCGAAAAGGTCGACCGCGTCCGCGCGGCCCTCGAACGCTCGCTGGAGAAGGGCGTCCAGCGCGGCAAGCTCTCCTCCGAGGAGCGCGACTCGGCCCTGACCCGGATCACCGGTACTGCGAAACTCGACGACCTCGCCCAGGCTGACCTGGTGATCGAGGCGGTCGTCGAGGAACTCAGCGTCAAGCAGGCGCTGTTCGAGACGTTCGACGAGATCTGCAAGCCGGGAGCGGTGCTGGCGACGACCACCTCCAGCCTGCCGGTGATCGACCTGGCGATGGCGACCAAGCGCCCCGCGGACGTCGTCGGCCTGCACTTCTTCAACCCCGCGCCGGTGATGAAGCTGGTCGAGGTGGTCAGCACGGTGAGTACCTCGCCGGAGGTCGCCGACACCGTCGCCGCGGTGGCAGTTGCCGCAGGCAAGCACCCGGTACGGTGCGGAGACCGGGCCGGCTTCATCGTCAACGGCCTGCTCTTCCCGTACCTGAACGACGCGGTCCGGATGCTCGAGGCGCACTACGCCGGCGTCGACGACATCGACGCCGCGATGAAGCTCGGCTGCCGCCTGCCGATGGGCCCGTTCGAACTCCTCGACGTGGTCGGTCTGGACGTCTCCCTGGCGATCCAGCGCACCCTCTACCTCGAGTTCCGCGAGCCCGGCTTCGCCCCCGCCCCTCTCCTCGAACACCTGGTCACCGCCGGCTACCTCGGCCGCAAAACAGGCCGCGGCTTCCGCGACTACTCCAGCTGA
- a CDS encoding NUDIX domain-containing protein — protein sequence MIRAGIVLLTAAGVAAIERVRGGMTYYTLPGGGVEDGESPQEAAVRESHEELGLIVRVDGLLAVINFRGSTQYYYRAEVLGGEFGKGTGEELSSPEHSKAGSYRAVWLEPRQLAVRDVRPASIAEALAATPEHHRLLDDWTRTPLVVDEV from the coding sequence ATGATCCGCGCGGGAATCGTCCTGCTCACCGCCGCCGGAGTTGCCGCGATCGAGCGGGTGCGGGGTGGGATGACCTACTACACGCTGCCCGGTGGGGGAGTCGAGGACGGCGAATCCCCGCAAGAGGCCGCCGTCCGCGAGTCTCACGAGGAGCTAGGGCTGATTGTCCGGGTCGACGGGCTCCTCGCAGTCATCAACTTCCGAGGCAGCACTCAGTACTACTACCGGGCCGAAGTACTGGGCGGCGAGTTCGGCAAGGGCACCGGGGAGGAGCTGTCCAGCCCGGAGCACTCGAAGGCGGGCAGCTACCGGGCCGTGTGGCTCGAGCCGCGGCAGCTCGCAGTACGGGATGTCAGGCCCGCCTCGATCGCGGAAGCCCTGGCTGCCACGCCCGAACACCACCGCCTCCTAGACGACTGGACCAGGACCCCTCTGGTGGTCGACGAGGTGTGA
- the nucS gene encoding endonuclease NucS: protein MRLVIARCSVDYSGRLTAHLPMAPRLLMVKADGSVLIHADGGSYKPLNWMSPPCKLTEEDGVWSVTNKAGEELRITFEEVLSDSSYELGLDPGLIKDGVEAHLQELLAEHVHTFGEGFTLVRREYPTAIGPVDLLCRDAEGKHVAVEIKRRGEIDGVEQLTRYVELLNRDPLLAPVRGIFAAQLIKPQAQFLATDRGLECVTVDYDLLRGMESDVLRLF, encoded by the coding sequence GTGCGCCTGGTGATTGCTCGTTGCTCAGTGGACTACTCCGGACGGCTGACCGCCCATCTTCCGATGGCGCCTCGGTTGTTGATGGTGAAGGCGGACGGGTCTGTCCTGATCCACGCCGACGGCGGGTCGTACAAGCCGCTGAACTGGATGTCTCCCCCGTGCAAGCTGACGGAGGAAGACGGCGTCTGGAGCGTCACCAACAAGGCCGGCGAGGAGTTGCGGATCACCTTCGAGGAGGTGCTCAGCGATTCGTCGTACGAGCTGGGCTTGGACCCGGGGCTGATCAAGGACGGCGTCGAGGCGCACCTGCAGGAGCTGCTGGCCGAGCACGTGCACACCTTCGGCGAGGGCTTCACCCTGGTACGCCGGGAGTACCCGACCGCGATCGGCCCCGTCGACCTGCTCTGCCGGGACGCCGAGGGCAAGCACGTCGCCGTCGAGATCAAGCGCCGCGGCGAGATCGACGGCGTCGAACAGCTCACCCGGTACGTCGAACTGCTCAACCGCGACCCGCTGCTGGCCCCGGTCCGCGGCATCTTCGCCGCTCAGCTGATCAAGCCGCAGGCCCAGTTCCTGGCCACCGACCGCGGCCTGGAGTGCGTCACCGTCGACTACGACCTCCTCCGCGGGATGGAATCCGACGTACTACGCTTGTTCTGA
- the glmS gene encoding glutamine--fructose-6-phosphate transaminase (isomerizing), with amino-acid sequence MCGIVGYVGTKPAAPILVDGLARLEYRGYDSAGVAVVGSSELKVHKDAGRVRELEASLPKRFGGKLGIGHTRWATHGGPSKDNAHPHASGNERIAVVHNGIFDNAGVLRRQLEEAGVKLRSETDTEVLAHLIEQSDGATLEEKVMAALRRIEGTYGIAVVDLDFPDRIVVARNGSPLILGIGDGEMHVASDAAALIRYTRQVVYLDDGEMATVKADGYRTFTQDASPTTKTAKTVEWSADEYERGLHEHFMMKEIHEQPEAVQRALRGRLDERFHTVHLGGLNMDAREAREIKRVKILGCGSAYYAGQMGAQFIEEVARIPADAEPASEFRYRNPVVERDTLYVAVSQSGETLDTLVAVQELKRKGGRVIGLVNAVGSSIAREVDGGVYLHAGPEVSVASTKALTNMAVAFAMLGIHLGRIRDVSPADGRRLIEGLKRIPEQIQTIVDQEEALGEIAGRLSKHESVFFVGRTRGYPVAREGAQKLKEISYRHAEAYQTSELKHGPLALISPDVPSVAIVPKDELLDRNIGALHEIAARSGPLYVVTHPGVDVPDGAAAVIEVPKNEPELDPILLTIPLQIIAYYAAVALGHDVDKPRNLAKSVTVE; translated from the coding sequence ATGTGCGGAATCGTCGGATACGTCGGCACCAAACCTGCCGCGCCGATCCTGGTGGACGGCCTGGCCCGGCTGGAGTACCGCGGCTACGACTCGGCCGGTGTCGCCGTCGTCGGGTCCAGCGAGCTGAAGGTGCACAAGGACGCCGGCCGGGTCCGTGAGCTGGAGGCGTCGCTGCCCAAGCGGTTCGGCGGCAAGCTCGGCATCGGCCACACCCGCTGGGCCACCCACGGCGGCCCGAGCAAGGACAACGCGCACCCGCACGCCAGCGGCAACGAGCGGATCGCCGTCGTCCACAACGGCATCTTCGACAACGCCGGTGTGCTCCGCCGTCAGCTCGAGGAGGCCGGCGTCAAGCTGCGCTCCGAGACCGACACCGAGGTCCTCGCGCACCTGATCGAGCAGTCCGACGGCGCCACCCTCGAGGAGAAGGTGATGGCCGCGCTGCGCCGGATCGAGGGCACCTACGGCATCGCCGTGGTCGACCTGGACTTCCCCGACCGGATCGTGGTCGCCCGCAACGGCAGCCCGCTGATCCTCGGCATCGGCGACGGCGAGATGCACGTCGCCTCCGACGCGGCCGCGCTGATCCGCTACACCCGTCAGGTCGTCTACCTGGACGACGGCGAGATGGCCACCGTCAAGGCCGACGGCTACCGCACCTTCACCCAGGACGCGTCGCCGACCACCAAGACCGCCAAGACGGTCGAGTGGAGCGCCGACGAGTACGAGCGTGGCCTGCACGAGCACTTCATGATGAAGGAGATCCACGAGCAGCCGGAGGCCGTCCAGCGCGCCCTTCGCGGCCGCCTGGACGAGCGCTTCCACACCGTGCACCTGGGCGGCCTGAACATGGACGCGCGGGAGGCCCGGGAGATCAAGCGGGTCAAGATCCTCGGTTGCGGTTCGGCGTACTACGCCGGCCAGATGGGCGCCCAGTTCATCGAAGAGGTAGCCCGGATCCCCGCTGACGCCGAGCCGGCGTCGGAGTTCCGCTACCGCAACCCGGTGGTCGAGCGCGACACCCTGTACGTCGCGGTGAGCCAGTCCGGCGAGACGCTCGACACGCTGGTCGCGGTACAGGAGCTGAAGCGCAAGGGCGGCCGGGTGATCGGCCTGGTCAACGCGGTCGGCTCCAGCATCGCCCGTGAGGTCGACGGCGGTGTCTACCTGCACGCCGGCCCGGAGGTCTCGGTCGCGTCGACCAAGGCGCTCACCAACATGGCCGTCGCGTTCGCGATGCTCGGCATCCACCTCGGCCGGATCCGCGACGTCTCCCCCGCCGACGGCCGCCGGCTGATCGAGGGCCTGAAGCGGATCCCCGAGCAGATCCAGACGATCGTCGACCAGGAAGAGGCGCTGGGCGAGATCGCCGGCCGCCTCTCCAAGCACGAGAGCGTCTTCTTCGTCGGCCGGACCCGCGGCTACCCGGTCGCCCGTGAGGGCGCCCAGAAGCTGAAGGAGATCTCGTACCGGCACGCCGAGGCGTACCAGACCTCCGAGCTGAAGCACGGCCCGCTGGCGCTCATCTCGCCGGACGTGCCGAGCGTCGCGATCGTGCCGAAGGACGAGCTGCTGGACCGCAACATCGGCGCGCTGCACGAGATCGCCGCTCGCTCGGGCCCCCTGTACGTCGTCACCCACCCCGGCGTCGACGTCCCGGACGGCGCCGCCGCGGTGATCGAGGTCCCGAAGAACGAGCCGGAGCTCGACCCGATCCTGCTCACCATCCCGCTGCAGATCATCGCGTACTACGCCGCGGTCGCCCTCGGCCACGACGTCGACAAGCCGCGCAACCTGGCGAAGTCGGTCACCGTCGAGTAG
- a CDS encoding esterase-like activity of phytase family protein, translating to MHWKTPLAATVTLAALTASLTATAASPQIDRHSSDPAACSPDASFRGFTDSLDKTTYAGLPVAGLSAINLNAPHHAVALVDNVTNTPARVFGLQLGDDHGKPEVAVDSVTILRRPDGTPYNNVDFDGEGLVNDLGGKTILATSEREPSIRRFSLSTGLELASLPVPSRFQVAPAGEATSNATFESLAISTNGRTLYAGMEGPLASDGTDAAGSTRNRILQYTGRPGGAYSVAAQLAYKPDPGLALVELAYVHSDQLVSMERTFTPGVGNTIRVFSVSLTGAKDVSTQASLADAPENVFVKKKLLFDLVNCPPSGAVAKQPQPNPLLDNVEGLALGGFLPSGRRQLYLISDDNFGATQITRLYSLAVDLH from the coding sequence ATGCACTGGAAGACTCCCCTGGCCGCGACCGTCACGCTCGCAGCTCTCACCGCCTCACTGACCGCCACGGCGGCCTCGCCCCAGATCGATCGCCACAGCAGCGACCCGGCGGCCTGCTCGCCGGACGCGAGCTTCCGCGGCTTCACCGACAGCCTGGACAAGACGACGTACGCCGGACTGCCGGTGGCCGGGCTGTCCGCGATCAACCTCAATGCGCCGCATCACGCGGTCGCGCTGGTCGACAACGTGACGAACACCCCGGCCCGGGTCTTCGGGCTCCAGCTGGGCGATGACCACGGCAAGCCCGAGGTCGCCGTGGACAGCGTCACGATCCTGCGCCGGCCGGACGGTACGCCGTACAACAACGTGGACTTCGACGGCGAAGGCCTGGTCAACGATCTGGGCGGCAAGACGATCCTGGCCACCTCCGAGCGCGAACCGTCGATCCGCCGCTTCAGCCTCTCCACCGGTCTCGAGCTCGCCTCGCTGCCGGTACCGTCGCGGTTCCAGGTCGCGCCGGCCGGCGAAGCCACCAGCAACGCGACCTTCGAGTCGCTCGCGATCAGCACCAACGGCCGCACCCTGTACGCCGGAATGGAAGGCCCACTCGCCTCCGACGGCACGGACGCCGCCGGCAGCACCCGCAATCGGATCCTCCAGTACACGGGCCGTCCCGGTGGCGCGTACTCCGTCGCCGCCCAGCTCGCCTACAAGCCCGACCCGGGGCTCGCCCTGGTCGAGCTCGCCTACGTGCACAGCGACCAACTGGTGTCGATGGAGCGGACCTTCACACCCGGCGTCGGCAACACGATCCGCGTCTTCAGCGTCTCGCTGACCGGGGCGAAGGACGTGAGCACCCAGGCATCGCTCGCGGACGCTCCGGAGAACGTGTTCGTCAAGAAGAAGCTGCTGTTCGACCTGGTGAACTGCCCGCCGTCGGGCGCGGTCGCCAAGCAGCCGCAGCCGAACCCGTTGCTGGACAACGTCGAGGGCCTCGCGCTCGGCGGCTTCCTGCCGAGCGGCCGCCGCCAGCTCTACCTGATCTCCGACGACAACTTCGGCGCCACCCAGATCACCCGGCTGTACTCACTCGCGGTCGACCTGCACTGA
- a CDS encoding FAD-dependent oxidoreductase — MRVIVVGAGVIGLSCAVRLAESGYDVAVFARDLPLETTSGVAAAIWYPFLSAGDRVAGWARTSYREFGELAESEPSVQLRHGKEYLLEPTPDPVWADVLTDMQRVGSPPPGFRDGWSFTTPVVEMPLYLQYLVKRLEAAGGTLNRAALSALPNTAAIVVNCAGIGARLTAADPTVTPIRGQVFTVEQFGLTEWSMADSNSEELCYVVPRSNDIVVGGTGQPGNWDVAVDDKTAREILERAVKLVPQLRKAKVLRHRVGLRPARPSVRCESVRTGDRQVIHCYGHGGSGITLSWGCADEVLELVREG, encoded by the coding sequence ATGCGCGTCATCGTGGTCGGAGCCGGAGTGATCGGGCTCAGTTGTGCCGTTCGGCTGGCCGAGTCCGGGTATGACGTGGCGGTGTTCGCTCGCGATCTGCCGTTGGAGACGACGTCGGGGGTCGCCGCCGCGATCTGGTACCCGTTCCTGTCGGCTGGTGATCGGGTCGCGGGGTGGGCGCGGACGTCGTACCGGGAGTTCGGCGAGCTGGCGGAGAGCGAGCCGTCGGTGCAGCTGCGGCACGGCAAGGAGTACCTGCTCGAGCCGACTCCCGATCCGGTGTGGGCCGATGTGCTGACCGACATGCAACGCGTCGGGTCGCCGCCGCCTGGCTTCCGCGACGGGTGGTCGTTCACGACGCCGGTCGTGGAGATGCCGCTCTACCTGCAGTACTTGGTGAAACGGCTCGAAGCTGCCGGTGGCACGCTCAACCGGGCCGCGCTGTCCGCCCTGCCGAACACGGCTGCGATCGTTGTGAACTGCGCGGGCATCGGCGCGCGGCTGACCGCGGCCGATCCGACGGTGACGCCGATCCGCGGGCAGGTGTTCACCGTCGAGCAATTCGGCCTGACCGAGTGGTCGATGGCCGACAGCAACTCCGAAGAGCTTTGCTACGTCGTACCACGCTCGAACGACATCGTCGTGGGCGGCACCGGCCAGCCGGGCAACTGGGATGTCGCCGTCGACGACAAGACCGCCCGGGAGATCCTCGAGCGCGCCGTCAAGCTGGTTCCCCAACTGCGCAAGGCGAAAGTCCTCCGGCACCGCGTCGGACTGCGACCCGCTCGACCGTCCGTTCGCTGCGAAAGCGTCCGCACTGGCGACCGCCAGGTGATCCACTGCTACGGCCACGGCGGCTCCGGCATCACCCTGTCCTGGGGTTGCGCGGACGAAGTGCTCGAACTGGTTCGGGAAGGTTGA
- the mmuM gene encoding homocysteine S-methyltransferase has product MHILDGGMSNALEDRGHDLSDALWSARLLKDAPGEIAAVHRAYYEAGATFATTASYQASVAGFGEAGVPRDEAERLISSSVAIAKRVRDELAIDGQDRFVAASVGPYGAVLADGSEYRGRYGVSKAFLRDFHLPRLELLIAAGPDLLAVETIPDLEEAAVLVELIDEIAFPAWLSYSVAGTRTRAGQSLEEAFAIRSTSLVAVGINCCAPEDVQGAVELAAAGTGKPVVAYPNSGEGWDAGGRRWTGDAADSTSLTPGWVAAGAEYIGGCCRVGPEDIRALTRAIS; this is encoded by the coding sequence GTGCACATCCTCGACGGTGGAATGTCGAACGCCCTGGAAGATCGCGGGCACGATCTGTCCGATGCGCTCTGGTCGGCGCGATTGCTGAAGGACGCGCCGGGCGAGATCGCGGCGGTGCATCGGGCGTACTACGAAGCAGGCGCCACCTTCGCGACGACGGCCAGCTACCAGGCGAGTGTCGCCGGCTTCGGCGAGGCGGGAGTGCCACGTGACGAGGCAGAACGGTTGATCAGTTCCAGCGTCGCCATTGCCAAGCGAGTCCGAGACGAGTTGGCCATCGACGGGCAGGATCGGTTTGTGGCGGCATCGGTTGGTCCGTACGGCGCGGTCCTGGCCGACGGATCGGAGTACCGGGGCCGGTACGGCGTGAGTAAGGCGTTCCTGCGCGATTTCCATCTGCCCCGGCTGGAGTTGCTGATTGCCGCAGGCCCCGATCTGCTCGCCGTCGAAACGATTCCCGATCTCGAGGAGGCAGCGGTACTGGTCGAGCTGATCGACGAGATCGCCTTTCCTGCTTGGCTTTCGTACTCCGTGGCCGGTACTCGCACTCGCGCCGGACAGTCGCTCGAAGAGGCGTTCGCCATCCGGAGTACCAGCCTCGTCGCCGTTGGCATCAACTGTTGCGCACCGGAAGATGTCCAAGGGGCCGTCGAACTCGCCGCCGCGGGGACCGGAAAGCCGGTAGTCGCCTACCCCAACAGCGGCGAAGGATGGGACGCAGGAGGTCGCCGCTGGACCGGCGACGCCGCTGACTCCACCTCGTTGACGCCCGGATGGGTGGCGGCCGGAGCGGAGTACATCGGCGGCTGCTGCCGAGTAGGGCCTGAGGACATCCGGGCCTTGACCCGCGCGATCAGCTAG